Genomic DNA from Hyperolius riggenbachi isolate aHypRig1 chromosome 10, aHypRig1.pri, whole genome shotgun sequence:
TATGTCGGCTAAGGCCACTTTCCTCTTAAAAATCCAATGTGTAATATATATGCACTACAGTGGCTTGTAGCTTTGCTCAAATGTCTGCAAGTCAAGTACCCGTCGGCGATGTCGAAGTGAATGGCTGAGACAAATGCAATGGCTTACTATACATTTGTTTAGTGATTAAGGCGGAAGGATCGGTCCCTACAGAGGGATCAGCGTTGCTGAATGCTGATCTGACCCGCTGTGTACTATGTAGAATCCGCTACTGTAATATATACTTGTTAGAAATTAGAACAATGTTATACTTCAGATTGTTTCCTCGTGTAGAGAGCCGGTAGTGTCCTTGCATTTCCAAATCTCTCGGCCACCCACCTTCCCCTTGGATCAGACTGGCACATTGGAAGAGTTTAgtgataatacactttgtaaaactGCTCTGCAAGGAGAATGTggggtggctctgaaaagagcctttgtgCGACGTAATAGGATGGCTGCGTGACGTGATTAGGCCCTCTCGCCGCGGATCCTGCGGGCCAGCTGGATGTCTTTGGGCATGATGGTGACCCTCTTGGCGTGGATGGCGCACAGGTTGGTGTCCTCGAAGAGCCCCACCAGATAAGCCTCGCTGGCCTCCTGCAGAGCCATGACGGCCGAGCTCTGGAAGCGCAGGTCGGTCTTGAAGTCCTGAGCGATCTCCCGCACCAGGCGCTGGAAGGGCAGCTTGCGGATTAGCAGCTCGGTGGATTTCTGGTAGCGGCGGATCTCGCGGAGAGCCACAGTGCCGGGCCGGTAGCGGTGGGGCTTCTTCACTCCGCCGGTGGCTGGAGCGCTCTTACGGGCGGCTTTAGTAGCCAGCTGCTTGCGGGGAGCCTTCCCGCCGGTGGACTTGCGGGCTGTCTGCTTGGTTCTGGCCATGCCTGCTAATCAGCGTCACTAATGTGCTGCTGCGAATATGGGGAGACACAGCCGCCGCTACTCCTATTTATACTGAGCTCTGCCCTCTGATTGGTCGGGGCGTGTCTTGTCTCTCCCTGATTGGCTATTGGAGGGCATCCGTTATTGTTCAAATGTACCGCCAGgctattgttccagcagcagcCCGCCAATTTCCCCTAAGAGGTCATTCTTGCCTATTaattaaactaaaaataaaaaaaactatactaGGTAATTATAAAGCCGCGGGAAATAGTGGAAGGATTAGGAACATAAAATAAAGTACTTGTTTCTCTGCAGCTCACACAGCACAAGCTGTTATGTATCGGCTCAgatcagaggaggagaggagaccggAGCCAGAGAGGAAACATTGTAACAGATGAGAGAAATAGATACATGAACAGCCCAAATATTGTATCTATCTAGGCAGCTGCAGCCGGCTGGGAAGCTACACATCACTTGTGACTACAGATTGGCGGGACGGAGGATCCCTGTCCCTCCCTGGCACCATTCATCAGCCACCAGTTACAGGCCGCTGTGCTGTTATGTGCGGCGAGGATCACTGGAAAGAATACACATGGATCACAGCAACGCTCACTGCAGATCTTCATTCATAGATATTATTACACACATCCCAGTATGTATCGAGGAAACGTGATTGGACGCTTAGGATAGCGGACAAACGAAAATTTAAAAAGATACTGCAAGGTTTCGGCACCTCGCAATTCTTAAATGTACATAGATATATATCACTGTATTCTGGGAAAATACTTTGCGGCATATGAGAGCCTAAAGAATTTGCAGCGTCCTAAACAATAGGTGTGAATACATATATTTCCCCTATTAATTCACTACCAACTTGTGACCAACTAAGCAGCCAGACGGGGATTCCATTGCTCTGACTGCGATAGGAATAGCCGTAATGTATAGTCAGGATATCATAGCCGATATGGGCCCGCCACGTGTTCTCTCCGTAATTCTAGTGTCCTTACTTACACCTAAAACCCCATAGAAAGGCAACAATAAGTTGAAGGACTTTAGCAATTTGAAGAGAGCTGATAAGTTACGTTATAGAGCAAATTATAAAGATACATCAGGCAAAACATTTAACTTCATGTGTGTTAAAATTGCATAGGACAGCTCTGTAGTGATTTGGTGGGTGGCTCTTAGAAGAGCCTTTGGGGTGTGCTTAGTATCCGGGCAGCGCTGTTACTTGGCGCTGGTGTACTTGGTGACGGCCTTGGTGCCCTCGGACACGGCGTGCTTGGCCAGCTCTCCCGGCAGCAGCAGGCGGACGGCGGTCTGGATCTCCCGGGAGGTGATAGTGTGGCGCTTGTTGTAATGAGCCAGACGGGAAGCTTCCCCAGCGATGCGCTCGAAGATGTCATTGACGAAGGAGTTCATGATGCTCATGGCCTTGGAGGAGATGCCGGTGTCGGGATgtacctgcttcagcacc
This window encodes:
- the LOC137536298 gene encoding histone H3, translated to MARTKQTARKSTGGKAPRKQLATKAARKSAPATGGVKKPHRYRPGTVALREIRRYQKSTELLIRKLPFQRLVREIAQDFKTDLRFQSSAVMALQEASEAYLVGLFEDTNLCAIHAKRVTIMPKDIQLARRIRGERA
- the LOC137536300 gene encoding histone H2B 1.1-like, giving the protein MPEPAKSAPAPKKGSKKAVSKNQKKDGKKRRKSRKESYAIYVYKVLKQVHPDTGISSKAMSIMNSFVNDIFERIAGEASRLAHYNKRHTITSREIQTAVRLLLPGELAKHAVSEGTKAVTKYTSAK